TTATAATCTTCTTCTTTTAAAATTTTTTTAGCAAGATTCCAAGTAGAAACATCATTATCTTTTGGATCAATATATCCTAATTTATTAATAGGATCAGCATCATCCAAAGAAATTAAATCTTTTTTCTTTTTCAATCTTGCAAGAGCGATATTTCTAGAAATTTCAAAAATCCAATTTCTTACAGATGTTCCAAAGCGATATTGATCAGCTTTTTTAGCAACAATCATAAAAGTATCCTGAACTATATCTTTGCTTTCTTCTTCATCATGAATAATAGACATCACAAAAGAAAAGACTGCAGGCGATAAAAGAACATATAAATCTCCTAACGCTGAAGAGTCTTTTAAAGTCATATATTTTTCTAAATATAATTCCGCTCTATCATTAGTATTCAAAGTGCTCTCCTATAATAACTTTAATACTCTTCATTATATAAAGAATAAATGTTAAATATTTATTGGTAAAACAAGTATATCAAAAATTCATAAAAAAGCAATTAACAAAAAACACTGCCAAGGCAGTGTTTAAGCTAATACTTTAGAATTTAATGTTTTATCAATTCTTCTTGAAACTTCTTCTTTTCCAAGAATTTTCATACTTTGGAAAAGGTTAGGACTATTTTTACTTGTTGTAAGAGCAATTCTTACCATTTCAGCAACATCACCTACATGTCCTATAAAATGTTCCTTATCCTTTTTATATTCTTTAAAACTTAAAGCAAATCCATGTTTAGCGCCTAAATTTTTAAGACTATCAAACCAACTGCTTTCTTCTTGATCTAAATTCAAACTATCTTTAAATTCAACAAGAATTGTTTTAATTATATTTTTATCTATAAATGGGTTAAATGGTAATTCAGTATTTTCAAAAAGTTCATCGTAAATATCACAATCAAAGAATTTAATCTTTTCATAAATATCAGAATAAACATCGTAATCTTTTCTTGGATGTTCTTGATTTCTTTCAATATTCATAATCTTTTCAAATTTAGCTGGATCTTTAGATATTAAATTATATAACTTAGGATCATATTTTTGAGCATATTCGGTTGCATTTTTACTTATTGTCGGAGCATCTAGATAAGATAGAACATCTTTGGAAATATTGCGAAGTTTAGGTAAATCAAACAAGGCACCATCCAAGCTCATTTTTTCAAATGTAAAATTAAATTTTGAAACATCTTCTTTTGGATTTGCTCTTAGCCATTCTTCAAAATTTGAATTAGCAATAGTTAATAAATATTTAATGATTCCCTCAACAGGATAACCATGTTCTATAAAATAACTTACAGCCGCTTCTTGATCTTTACGTTTAGATAATTTACGTCTATTTCCATTTTCATCTACCTTCATAATAACTGGAAGATGAGCATAATCAGGAGCTTTCCATCCCATAGCTTCAAATAATTCTAGATGTATAGGAAGTGAGGATAACCATTCTTCTCCACGGGTAATTGTTGTTGTTCCCATGAAATGGTCATCAACCAAATGAGCAAAATGATATGTAGGAAGTCCATCTGATTTCATAATGACAATATCTTGATCATTTTGAGAAAGATTTAAATCACCGCGAATTAAATCATGAACTTTAATATATTTTGTATGATCGCCTAAAGAATGAAAACGAATTACATAAGGTTTTCCTTGCTTTATTAATTCTGCTGCCTGATCAGGAGTATAATAACGACATTTAGCATATAATCCATAATATCCAGGAATAACTTTATTAGCTTCTTGTGTTTGGCGTAACAAATTCAAATCTTCTTGAGAGCAAAAACAAGGATAAGCTCTTCCTCTTCTAATTAATTCTTTTATAACTATCTTATAAATATCAGCTCTTTTAGATTGAACATAAGGTCCATAAATACCTTCTTCATGGTCGCCAAAATATCCTTCATCTTGCACAACTCCAAAGTACTTAAGTTGATCGACTAGTTCTTTTCCAGAGCCTTCAATTTCTCTTTTTTGATCAGTATCTTCAAGTCTAAAGAAATATACACCACCTGATTGTTTACTAACAGTGTATGCAACTAATGCAGTAAATAAACTTCCAGTATGTAAAAAACCAGTAGGACTTGGAGCAAATCTTGTAACCATCGCTCCTTCTTTTAAATTTCTCTTCGGGTA
This window of the Firmicutes bacterium CAG:345 genome carries:
- a CDS encoding sigma-70 region 2 (product inferred by homology to UniProt), whose protein sequence is MNTNDRAELYLEKYMTLKDSSALGDLYVLLSPAVFSFVMSIIHDEEESKDIVQDTFMIVAKKADQYRFGTSVRNWIFEISRNIALARLKKKKDLISLDDADPINKLGYIDPKDNDVSTWNLAKKILKEEDYKILYLYIIGEYKHREIAEILNLPLGTVTWKYKNSLKKLKKVLLEEEKKDAQ
- a CDS encoding glutamate--tRNA ligase (product inferred by homology to UniProt), giving the protein MTYSELADLIFPDVTGTIEDLEKRYPKRNLKEGAMVTRFAPSPTGFLHTGSLFTALVAYTVSKQSGGVYFFRLEDTDQKREIEGSGKELVDQLKYFGVVQDEGYFGDHEEGIYGPYVQSKRADIYKIVIKELIRRGRAYPCFCSQEDLNLLRQTQEANKVIPGYYGLYAKCRYYTPDQAAELIKQGKPYVIRFHSLGDHTKYIKVHDLIRGDLNLSQNDQDIVIMKSDGLPTYHFAHLVDDHFMGTTTITRGEEWLSSLPIHLELFEAMGWKAPDYAHLPVIMKVDENGNRRKLSKRKDQEAAVSYFIEHGYPVEGIIKYLLTIANSNFEEWLRANPKEDVSKFNFTFEKMSLDGALFDLPKLRNISKDVLSYLDAPTISKNATEYAQKYDPKLYNLISKDPAKFEKIMNIERNQEHPRKDYDVYSDIYEKIKFFDCDIYDELFENTELPFNPFIDKNIIKTILVEFKDSLNLDQEESSWFDSLKNLGAKHGFALSFKEYKKDKEHFIGHVGDVAEMVRIALTTSKNSPNLFQSMKILGKEEVSRRIDKTLNSKVLA